The sequence CTATTTTCCACAATACAATTTACCTATTATTATCTTTTTAAATATAATATATATAACACTGTATACAATTCAACAAAAAAAATATGTATCCTTTAAAATATTATTAAGTTTTTGTCAAAAAAAATAACAAAAAAAGAGGGCATTTGCCCCCTTTTATCTAATCTTCCTTATTTTCTCTTAATGCTTTTTCATATTCTGCTAAAATCGATTCTTGAATTTTACTTCTTGTTTCTGAATTAATAGGATGAGCTATATCTCTAAATTCTCCATCTGGCATTTTTCTACTAGGCATTGCTATAAAAAGACCATTATTTCCTTCAATAATTTTTATATCATGTACTACAAACTCATCATCAAATGTAACTGATACAATAGCTTTCATCCTACCTTCATCACTTAACTTTCTAATTCTT is a genomic window of Caloranaerobacter sp. TR13 containing:
- the spoVG gene encoding septation regulator SpoVG, translated to MKVTDVRIRKLSDEGRMKAIVSVTFDDEFVVHDIKIIEGNNGLFIAMPSRKMPDGEFRDIAHPINSETRSKIQESILAEYEKALRENKED